The Urbifossiella limnaea genome has a window encoding:
- a CDS encoding Uma2 family endonuclease, with translation MSPTQPAAVPTTRMTVDEYWEFVNRPENADRLFELHKGRVVEMSRPTTLHGIVAANIGTDLTVYARRVRKGFVTVNDAGVVLEEKPGTVVGPDVAYFVGIKRFEDVPPKWSDRPPVLAVEVLSPNDKPGKVTRKVDDYLKGGVKVVWVVDYEERSVTVYRPDLGHTVVDAGAELAGDPELPGFVCPVDQFFVLPERDESDTSPAE, from the coding sequence ATGTCGCCGACGCAGCCTGCCGCCGTACCGACGACGCGCATGACGGTGGACGAGTACTGGGAGTTCGTCAACCGCCCGGAGAACGCCGACCGCCTGTTCGAACTCCACAAGGGGAGAGTCGTCGAGATGAGCCGCCCGACGACTCTCCACGGCATTGTCGCCGCGAACATCGGGACCGACCTCACGGTCTACGCGAGGCGGGTGAGAAAGGGGTTCGTGACGGTGAACGACGCGGGCGTCGTGCTGGAGGAGAAACCCGGCACGGTCGTCGGGCCGGACGTGGCGTACTTCGTCGGCATCAAACGGTTCGAGGACGTACCCCCGAAGTGGTCCGACCGCCCCCCGGTGCTCGCCGTCGAGGTGCTGTCGCCGAACGACAAGCCAGGCAAGGTGACGCGGAAGGTAGACGACTACCTCAAGGGCGGGGTCAAGGTCGTATGGGTGGTGGACTACGAGGAGCGGAGTGTCACCGTCTACCGGCCCGATCTGGGGCACACCGTCGTGGACGCGGGCGCGGAGTTGGCCGGCGATCCGGAACTCCCGGGTTTCGTCTGCCCCGTGGATCAGTTCTTCGTCCTACCCGAACGCGATGAGTCGGACACTTCCCCAGCCGAGTAG
- a CDS encoding phosphoribosylanthranilate isomerase, with amino-acid sequence MAPVRIKICGVTTPADARHAAEAGADALGLNFYPKSPRFLTPTAAAAIVRDLPPFTATVGVFVGTPMRQACAVAFQLGLRAVQSYNDHPPSDDPFPFAHVPAFRVADATQLDAVRRFVVAARAAGRAPSAVLIDSFVAGHMGGTGHVAPWHLLAGFDPGVPVILAGGLTPENVADAVAAVRPWAVDVASGVESSPGVKDPDKVARFVRAVRDCH; translated from the coding sequence ATGGCACCCGTTCGCATCAAGATCTGCGGCGTCACCACGCCGGCCGACGCCCGCCACGCGGCCGAGGCCGGGGCCGACGCCCTCGGGCTGAACTTCTACCCGAAGTCGCCTCGCTTCCTCACGCCGACAGCCGCCGCGGCAATCGTCCGGGATCTGCCGCCGTTCACCGCGACCGTCGGCGTGTTCGTCGGGACGCCCATGCGGCAGGCGTGCGCGGTGGCGTTCCAGCTCGGCCTCCGCGCCGTACAGAGCTACAACGACCACCCGCCCAGCGACGACCCGTTCCCGTTCGCGCACGTCCCGGCGTTCCGCGTCGCAGACGCCACCCAGCTCGATGCCGTGCGCCGCTTCGTCGTCGCCGCCCGCGCCGCCGGCCGCGCCCCTTCTGCCGTGCTGATCGACTCGTTCGTCGCCGGCCACATGGGTGGCACCGGGCACGTCGCACCGTGGCACCTCCTGGCCGGCTTCGACCCCGGGGTGCCCGTGATCCTCGCCGGCGGACTGACGCCCGAGAACGTCGCCGACGCCGTCGCCGCCGTGAGGCCGTGGGCGGTCGACGTCGCGAGCGGGGTCGAGAGCTCGCCCGGCGTCAAGGACCCCGACAAGGTCGCGCGGTTCGTGCGCGCCGTCCGCGATTGTCATTGA
- a CDS encoding inositol monophosphatase family protein translates to MNRDWQTRYELAVEAGRKAGDLARAYYETTFDIENKADDTPVTVADRQAEQLIRSLVTQSFPDDGFLGEEFGDQPGGSGFRWVIDPIDGTRSFIRHIPIWGTLIGLEYRGEPIGGVAYAPVLGQVYRGLRGDGAFVNDRRIHVAKTDKLGDALMCYSSLNWFTKVGRENAFLELVRRTHRQRGFGDFYGFCLVAEGACDFMIDHGVHEWDVSALKAIVEEAGGQFTDWGGTPTTTTPDVLASNGLLHADVLAILRDTP, encoded by the coding sequence ATGAATCGCGACTGGCAGACCCGCTACGAGCTCGCCGTCGAAGCCGGCCGCAAGGCCGGCGACCTGGCCCGTGCCTATTACGAGACGACGTTCGACATCGAGAACAAGGCCGACGACACTCCCGTCACCGTCGCCGACCGGCAGGCCGAGCAGCTCATCCGAAGCCTGGTCACGCAGTCGTTTCCCGACGACGGCTTCCTCGGCGAGGAGTTCGGGGACCAGCCCGGCGGCTCCGGCTTCCGCTGGGTCATCGACCCGATCGACGGCACCCGCTCGTTCATCCGGCACATCCCAATCTGGGGCACGCTGATCGGCCTGGAGTACCGCGGCGAGCCGATCGGCGGCGTCGCCTACGCCCCGGTGCTCGGGCAGGTGTACCGCGGGCTCCGCGGGGACGGCGCGTTCGTGAACGACCGCCGCATCCACGTGGCGAAGACCGACAAGCTCGGCGACGCGCTGATGTGCTACAGCAGCCTCAACTGGTTCACCAAGGTCGGCCGGGAGAACGCGTTCCTCGAACTCGTGCGGCGGACGCACCGGCAGCGCGGGTTCGGCGACTTCTACGGGTTCTGCCTCGTCGCCGAGGGGGCGTGCGACTTCATGATCGACCACGGCGTCCACGAGTGGGACGTGTCGGCCCTGAAGGCGATCGTCGAGGAGGCCGGCGGACAGTTCACCGACTGGGGCGGCACGCCGACCACGACGACGCCGGACGTACTGGCCAGCAACGGCCTTCTGCACGCCGACGTGCTGGCGATCTTGCGCGACACCCCGTAA
- a CDS encoding ROK family protein, whose product MNGGYWLGVDLGGTKILTGLFDDDLKLLAKSKQPTRADDGPAGVVGRIIEGVEGVLKEAAIDPAQVRGMGLGVPGQIVIGTTTVKFAPNLDWHDVDVAPLLPASWKWPVMLENDVRMGTFGEFAYGAAKGARNVFGVFVGTGVGGGLILNGELFTGFNGNAGEVGHVIVHWRRGSSLESIAGRKYMMKRAKEVLDDAPKRVRKEWKNVDLAKVRSSQLAEFYQKGDPVAVQLVDDGARALGAAVGGVVNLLSPEVVVIGGGVAGALGDPYIERVWELARRHTLPGAADNVRCVAAALGDDSGVIGCAAYARARASRS is encoded by the coding sequence ATGAACGGCGGCTACTGGCTCGGAGTGGACCTCGGCGGCACGAAAATCCTCACCGGCCTGTTCGACGACGACCTCAAGCTTCTCGCCAAGTCGAAGCAGCCGACGCGCGCCGACGACGGCCCGGCTGGAGTGGTCGGCCGCATCATTGAGGGCGTCGAGGGCGTGCTGAAGGAGGCCGCCATCGACCCCGCGCAGGTTCGCGGCATGGGACTCGGCGTGCCGGGGCAGATCGTCATCGGCACGACCACCGTCAAGTTCGCGCCGAACCTCGACTGGCACGATGTGGACGTGGCACCCCTGCTACCCGCCTCCTGGAAATGGCCGGTGATGCTGGAAAACGACGTTCGGATGGGAACGTTCGGCGAGTTCGCCTACGGCGCGGCGAAGGGCGCCCGCAACGTCTTCGGCGTGTTCGTCGGCACCGGCGTCGGCGGCGGGCTGATCCTGAACGGCGAACTCTTCACCGGCTTCAACGGCAACGCCGGCGAGGTCGGCCACGTCATCGTCCACTGGCGGCGCGGCAGCAGCCTGGAGAGCATCGCCGGCCGGAAGTACATGATGAAGCGGGCCAAGGAGGTGCTCGACGACGCCCCGAAGCGCGTCCGCAAGGAGTGGAAGAACGTCGACCTGGCGAAGGTGCGCAGTTCGCAGCTCGCCGAGTTCTACCAGAAGGGCGACCCGGTGGCGGTGCAACTGGTGGACGACGGTGCCCGCGCCCTCGGGGCGGCGGTCGGCGGGGTGGTCAACCTGCTGAGCCCGGAAGTGGTCGTGATCGGCGGCGGCGTCGCGGGGGCGCTCGGCGACCCGTACATCGAACGCGTCTGGGAGTTGGCCCGCCGGCACACGCTGCCTGGGGCGGCCGACAACGTCCGCTGCGTCGCCGCGGCGCTCGGAGACGACTCCGGCGTCATCGGCTGTGCGGCGTACGCGCGCGCCCGGGCCTCACGGTCGTAA
- a CDS encoding response regulator, with protein MKKVFTTGQVAKICKVAPRTVSKWFDSGRLKGYRIPGSQDRRIPREQLIRFLKEHGMPLGELEEEEWHKVLLIGTEKLFNDRIKELLPEDEDYKFQYANSGFEAGMLAGNFQPDTIIIDLGLGRSEAIQIVARLRADETHTGTLIVGLASEDEAAPEQLAQYGFNDAFKKPFDVALLGEKIRAIADAKRDD; from the coding sequence ATGAAAAAGGTGTTCACCACCGGACAGGTCGCCAAGATCTGTAAGGTCGCCCCCCGGACGGTGTCGAAGTGGTTCGACTCCGGCCGGCTGAAGGGGTACCGTATCCCCGGCTCGCAGGACCGGCGGATCCCCCGCGAACAGCTCATCCGGTTCCTGAAGGAACACGGCATGCCGCTCGGGGAGCTCGAAGAAGAGGAGTGGCACAAGGTGCTCCTCATCGGCACCGAGAAGCTGTTCAACGACCGCATTAAGGAACTGCTGCCCGAGGACGAGGACTACAAGTTCCAGTACGCCAACAGCGGGTTCGAGGCGGGGATGCTCGCCGGCAACTTCCAGCCGGACACGATCATCATTGACCTCGGCCTGGGCCGCAGCGAGGCCATCCAGATCGTCGCACGCCTGCGGGCCGACGAGACGCACACCGGCACGCTGATCGTCGGCCTGGCGAGCGAGGACGAGGCCGCCCCGGAGCAGCTGGCCCAGTACGGCTTCAACGACGCCTTCAAGAAGCCGTTCGACGTGGCCCTCCTCGGCGAGAAGATCCGCGCCATCGCCGACGCCAAGCGCGACGACTGA
- a CDS encoding ROK family protein — MLLGIEIGGTKLQLGLGRGDGTLVALWRGSVESAAGGDGIRRQIVTAVPELLKSAGLTHTDLRGVGVGFGGPTDDTTQRVIKSHHVAGWDDFPLADWVAELTGLPTVICNDADVAALAEATHGAGRGLSPLFYMTVGTGIGGGLVIDGKMYRGCGRGAVEIGHLRVRDGDILEAYAAGWGIAARANRLAATDERYAALRRSVGRDLTGKDIATAAAAAGDPAGRDALDLALDAIAEALGQMIKLLCPRRVVIGGGVSLMGDELFFEPLRRRVSAAAFPPFAGLTDIVPAALGEEVVIHGALALARQQLGG; from the coding sequence ATGCTCCTCGGAATCGAAATCGGCGGCACGAAGCTCCAGCTCGGCCTCGGCCGCGGCGACGGCACCCTCGTCGCGTTGTGGCGTGGTAGCGTCGAGTCCGCCGCCGGCGGCGACGGAATCCGCCGGCAGATTGTGACCGCCGTTCCCGAATTGCTGAAGTCCGCGGGGCTGACTCACACCGACCTGCGTGGCGTCGGCGTGGGCTTCGGCGGGCCGACCGACGACACCACGCAGCGCGTCATCAAGTCGCACCACGTCGCCGGGTGGGACGACTTTCCGCTCGCCGACTGGGTGGCCGAGCTGACCGGACTACCGACCGTCATCTGCAACGACGCCGACGTTGCGGCGCTGGCCGAGGCGACGCACGGCGCCGGCCGCGGGCTAAGTCCCCTGTTCTACATGACGGTCGGCACCGGTATCGGGGGCGGGCTGGTGATCGACGGCAAGATGTACCGCGGCTGTGGCCGGGGGGCGGTCGAAATCGGCCACCTACGCGTCCGCGACGGCGACATTTTGGAAGCCTACGCAGCCGGCTGGGGGATCGCCGCCCGTGCCAACCGCCTGGCCGCGACCGACGAGCGGTACGCAGCCCTTCGCCGATCGGTCGGCCGCGACCTGACCGGCAAGGACATCGCCACCGCAGCGGCCGCCGCCGGCGACCCGGCCGGGCGCGACGCTCTCGACTTGGCTCTGGACGCGATCGCCGAGGCGCTCGGCCAGATGATCAAGCTGCTGTGCCCGCGGCGCGTCGTGATCGGCGGCGGCGTGTCACTCATGGGTGACGAGTTATTCTTCGAGCCGCTCCGCCGCCGCGTCTCGGCCGCCGCCTTCCCGCCGTTCGCCGGTCTGACGGACATCGTCCCCGCGGCTCTCGGCGAGGAGGTGGTGATCCACGGCGCCCTCGCGTTGGCACGGCAGCAGCTCGGCGGGTAA
- a CDS encoding GNAT family N-acetyltransferase — protein MLRPATAADTDALVALTAGTGFFKPLELDTLREVLDDFHAANADLGHRCFVWDERDDLLGYVYHAPAPMTDRTWYLYWIAVDAARQGQGLGGKLLEFVEQDVRGQGGRLLLIETSSTPHYEPTRRFYRKYGYDQPATVPDFYADGDGLVVFSKRLLPPAE, from the coding sequence ATGCTCCGCCCCGCGACCGCCGCCGACACCGACGCCCTCGTCGCCCTGACCGCGGGCACCGGCTTTTTCAAGCCGCTGGAACTGGACACGCTCCGCGAGGTGCTCGACGACTTTCACGCGGCCAACGCCGACCTCGGCCACCGCTGCTTCGTGTGGGACGAACGTGACGATTTGCTCGGCTACGTATACCACGCCCCGGCCCCCATGACGGACCGGACGTGGTACCTGTACTGGATCGCCGTTGACGCCGCGCGGCAGGGACAGGGGCTCGGCGGGAAACTCCTGGAGTTCGTCGAACAGGACGTGAGAGGGCAGGGCGGGCGGTTGCTTCTGATCGAGACGTCGTCGACGCCGCACTACGAGCCGACGCGCCGGTTCTACCGGAAGTACGGCTACGACCAGCCCGCGACGGTCCCCGACTTCTACGCCGACGGCGACGGGCTGGTGGTGTTCTCGAAGCGACTCCTGCCACCGGCCGAATAG